In one window of bacterium DNA:
- the tgt gene encoding tRNA guanosine(34) transglycosylase Tgt produces the protein MKKDKQTMARAGIINTPHGPIETPVFMPVGTHATVKTLTNRDMDEIGAQIILNNAYHLYLRPGLEVIKEIGGTHRFMNWKKPILTDSGGYQVFSLNVLKKITKDGVHFNSHFDGSSHFISPEKSMEIQIILGADIIMNFDDCPPYPSTPDHIRNSLEITTAWAKRCKEYFLANSAGKQSLFGIIQGGVYPELRKISAEQLIEIGFDGYAMGGLSVGEPKDEMYEIIKHTAPLIPEHKPRYLMGVGTPEDLVEAISLGIDMFDCVLPTRNARNGTAFTKNGKVILKNSQYQDDFKPLDENCKCYTCRTHSRAYLRHLFKMSEITGLSLVSLHNVHFYLEFMREARTAILEDNFENWRKNFLTGLNKN, from the coding sequence ATGAAAAAAGATAAGCAGACAATGGCAAGGGCTGGAATTATCAATACTCCTCACGGCCCGATAGAAACACCAGTTTTTATGCCTGTAGGAACACATGCCACTGTCAAGACCCTGACAAACAGGGACATGGATGAAATAGGCGCGCAAATCATTCTGAATAACGCATATCACCTTTATCTCCGGCCGGGGCTTGAGGTTATCAAAGAAATCGGCGGCACACACAGGTTTATGAATTGGAAGAAACCCATTTTAACTGACAGCGGCGGTTATCAGGTTTTCAGCCTGAATGTCTTAAAAAAAATTACAAAAGACGGCGTTCATTTTAATTCGCATTTTGACGGGAGCAGCCATTTTATCTCACCCGAAAAATCCATGGAAATCCAGATTATATTAGGCGCGGATATCATTATGAATTTTGATGACTGCCCGCCCTACCCGTCCACACCGGACCATATCCGGAATTCGCTCGAAATCACAACGGCCTGGGCAAAAAGGTGCAAGGAATATTTCCTTGCGAATTCGGCCGGCAAACAATCGCTGTTCGGCATTATCCAGGGGGGCGTATATCCGGAATTAAGGAAAATTTCCGCTGAACAGCTTATTGAAATTGGTTTTGACGGGTATGCCATGGGAGGTTTAAGCGTGGGAGAACCAAAAGATGAAATGTATGAAATAATAAAACATACCGCGCCGCTTATCCCTGAACACAAACCACGGTATCTCATGGGTGTCGGCACCCCCGAAGACCTTGTTGAAGCTATATCTCTCGGCATTGATATGTTCGACTGCGTCCTGCCGACAAGGAACGCCAGAAACGGCACCGCGTTTACTAAAAACGGAAAGGTCATTCTTAAAAACTCGCAATACCAGGATGATTTTAAACCACTGGATGAGAATTGTAAATGTTACACATGCCGCACACATTCACGCGCTTATCTCAGGCATTTGTTTAAGATGAGTGAAATTACAGGCCTTTCACTGGTAAGCCTTCACAACGTCCATTTTTATCTTGAATTTATGAGGGAAGCGAGGACCGCGATACTGGAAGATAATTTCGAAAACTGGCGAAAAAATTTTCTCACCGGACTTAATAAAAACTGA
- the mraZ gene encoding division/cell wall cluster transcriptional repressor MraZ, with protein MFTGEYHFTLDEKGRLSIPAKMRQKRKGIFTVTRGLEKCLFVFTPDEWKKWEKKISATPTTQKDARSFVRFLLSGATECEVNEQGRINLPVTLRQYAGINRDVVVIGVGNRIEIWSKENWEKYLSESEKIFEDAAEKLVDLGI; from the coding sequence ATGTTCACAGGCGAATACCATTTCACATTAGACGAAAAGGGAAGGCTATCGATTCCTGCTAAAATGAGGCAGAAGAGAAAAGGCATTTTCACCGTTACCCGCGGCCTGGAAAAATGCCTTTTTGTTTTTACTCCCGATGAATGGAAAAAATGGGAGAAAAAAATATCCGCAACGCCCACGACCCAGAAAGACGCACGTTCATTTGTCCGTTTTCTTCTTTCAGGGGCCACGGAGTGCGAGGTCAATGAACAGGGGAGAATAAATCTGCCTGTGACCCTGCGTCAGTATGCGGGTATCAACAGAGACGTTGTTGTTATCGGTGTGGGCAACCGTATTGAAATCTGGAGTAAAGAGAACTGGGAGAAATATCTATCGGAATCAGAAAAGATTTTTGAGGACGCGGCTGAAAAACTGGTTGATCTGGGTATATAA
- a CDS encoding site-specific DNA-methyltransferase — translation MKTLEYIIKHGDCLDVLQEYPDNYFDLIITSPPYADCRVKSYGGISPDNYIEWFLPRSKQFLRVVKPTGTFILNIKEKVVDGERHTYVIELILELRRQGWLWTEEFIWHKKNCHPGKWPNRFRDAWERCLQFNKTRHFNMYQEEVMVPMGDWAQTRLKHLGQNDVIRFNSQVGSGFGKNIANWLSRDKAYPSNVLHMATETGNRNHSATFPRDLPEWFIKLFTKEDDWILDPFVGCGTVCEVSQRLGRNSVGIDILKEYVALARDKAKEKELLLCEKTGKYGANNKKRNNKVYRTKHSTVSQAKAR, via the coding sequence ATGAAAACTTTAGAATATATTATAAAACATGGTGATTGTCTGGACGTTTTGCAGGAGTACCCGGATAATTATTTTGATCTTATTATTACGTCACCGCCATATGCGGATTGCCGGGTCAAGTCATACGGAGGGATTTCACCTGATAATTATATTGAATGGTTTCTTCCCCGTAGTAAACAGTTTTTGAGAGTTGTTAAACCAACAGGAACATTTATTTTAAATATTAAAGAAAAGGTTGTTGATGGAGAACGCCATACTTATGTTATCGAATTAATTCTCGAACTTCGGCGTCAGGGATGGCTGTGGACAGAAGAATTTATCTGGCATAAAAAAAATTGTCATCCAGGTAAATGGCCTAATCGTTTCCGTGATGCATGGGAAAGATGTCTTCAATTCAATAAAACACGACATTTCAATATGTATCAAGAAGAAGTTATGGTTCCTATGGGAGATTGGGCACAAACAAGATTAAAGCATCTTGGCCAAAATGATGTTATTAGATTCAATTCCCAGGTTGGCAGTGGTTTTGGTAAAAATATTGCTAACTGGTTAAGCCGGGACAAAGCATACCCGTCTAATGTATTACACATGGCGACTGAGACCGGGAATCGAAATCACAGTGCTACTTTTCCACGGGATCTTCCTGAATGGTTTATTAAACTGTTCACTAAAGAGGACGATTGGATACTTGATCCATTTGTTGGATGCGGAACTGTATGTGAGGTTTCGCAGCGGCTTGGACGTAATTCCGTTGGGATAGATATTTTAAAAGAATATGTCGCATTAGCTCGTGATAAAGCAAAAGAAAAAGAATTATTACTTTGTGAAAAAACAGGGAAATATGGCGCAAATAACAAGAAACGAAATAATAAGGTTTATCGAACCAAACATTCAACAGTTTCACAAGCGAAGGCTCGATAA
- a CDS encoding HD domain-containing phosphohydrolase, producing MLPCKSQEYLVTLLDTMSDCIFTVKMPEKTIEYINKAGLQMFGYQPEEVIGQSMRIFYPDEPSYISMGLALQSKIAKNETQVCFEQELVGKNGKPGRYDIIFNFMFDAGQITHMVSVNRDITKRLKNEEKLVKSLEALQKTMKEIVQAVSLSAELKDPFASGHQLRVSKLAVAIGKEMGLTDYQLESIDRASMVHDIGKISVPSGILSKPGKLTKGEFDLMKAHSVYGYELLSKIEFPWPIAKIVLQHTERINGSGYPYGLIGKDILLEARIISIAEVVEAMSSERPYRHALGIEKALSEIETNKGILYDKDAAAACIKLFREKGFKFS from the coding sequence ATGTTGCCTTGTAAATCCCAGGAATATCTTGTAACTCTGCTGGATACGATGAGCGATTGCATTTTTACTGTAAAGATGCCTGAAAAGACCATTGAATATATTAATAAGGCAGGCCTTCAAATGTTTGGATACCAGCCGGAAGAAGTAATTGGCCAATCAATGCGTATATTCTACCCGGATGAACCAAGCTATATTTCTATGGGCCTGGCACTCCAGTCTAAAATAGCCAAAAATGAAACACAGGTTTGTTTTGAACAGGAACTGGTGGGGAAAAACGGCAAACCTGGACGGTATGATATCATTTTTAATTTCATGTTTGACGCCGGCCAGATTACCCATATGGTCAGTGTAAACCGCGATATCACAAAGCGTTTAAAAAATGAGGAAAAACTTGTAAAGAGTCTTGAAGCTTTGCAGAAAACAATGAAAGAAATCGTACAGGCCGTATCTTTATCCGCGGAGTTAAAAGACCCTTTTGCATCAGGTCACCAGTTAAGAGTGTCCAAACTCGCAGTTGCCATAGGTAAAGAAATGGGGCTCACGGATTATCAATTGGAATCAATTGACAGGGCAAGTATGGTCCACGATATCGGAAAAATTTCCGTCCCGTCCGGGATATTAAGTAAACCCGGTAAATTAACCAAAGGTGAATTTGATTTAATGAAAGCCCATTCCGTTTACGGTTATGAATTGTTAAGTAAAATTGAATTTCCCTGGCCGATTGCGAAAATAGTCCTTCAGCACACGGAAAGAATAAACGGTTCCGGATACCCTTACGGTTTAATCGGGAAAGATATTTTACTGGAAGCCAGGATCATTTCTATCGCGGAAGTTGTTGAAGCAATGTCTTCTGAAAGGCCGTACAGGCACGCGCTTGGGATAGAAAAAGCGCTTTCTGAGATTGAAACAAACAAGGGAATACTCTACGATAAAGACGCTGCGGCCGCCTGCATAAAATTGTTCAGGGAAAAGGGTTTCAAATTCAGTTGA
- a CDS encoding PmeII family type II restriction endonuclease: MAQITRNEIIRFIEPNIQQFHKRRLDNLTDLQLKKILCRKNPYLFKAMNQDTAQDLVKTILDAHLSSQEEGIFGGFLEELAIFICSKVYGGRKSSSEGIDLEFSRDGVAYIVSIKSGPNWGNSRQIARMKDDFKRAKRILSTNTLSQNVVAVNGCCYGKDNRADKGDYLKLCGQRFWEFISGNENLYTDIIEPLGHKAKEKNEKFSEEYAKVINKFTREFATEYCDKDGLILWKKLVKFNSGKSSTTC, from the coding sequence ATGGCGCAAATAACAAGAAACGAAATAATAAGGTTTATCGAACCAAACATTCAACAGTTTCACAAGCGAAGGCTCGATAATCTTACTGATCTTCAGTTAAAGAAAATTCTTTGCAGAAAGAATCCGTATTTGTTTAAAGCAATGAATCAAGACACCGCTCAGGATTTAGTGAAAACTATTCTTGATGCACATCTTTCCTCGCAGGAAGAGGGTATTTTTGGAGGATTTCTTGAAGAGTTGGCGATTTTTATTTGCAGTAAAGTATATGGAGGCCGAAAGTCTTCTTCTGAAGGAATTGATCTTGAATTTTCGAGGGATGGAGTAGCATACATCGTTTCAATCAAGTCCGGGCCAAACTGGGGAAATAGCCGCCAGATTGCACGAATGAAAGATGATTTTAAACGTGCCAAACGTATTTTAAGTACAAATACATTATCTCAAAATGTTGTTGCTGTAAATGGTTGTTGTTATGGGAAAGATAATAGAGCAGACAAGGGTGACTATTTAAAACTATGCGGCCAAAGATTCTGGGAATTTATATCGGGAAATGAAAATCTTTATACAGATATTATAGAACCTTTAGGACACAAGGCTAAGGAAAAGAATGAGAAATTTTCTGAAGAATATGCAAAGGTGATTAATAAATTTACTCGTGAATTTGCAACAGAATACTGTGATAAAGACGGATTAATACTATGGAAAAAGCTTGTTAAATTCAATTCAGGAAAAAGTAGTACTACCTGTTAA
- the rsmH gene encoding 16S rRNA (cytosine(1402)-N(4))-methyltransferase RsmH: protein MNNYFHKPVMLDEVLKWFLNLDENSCNGGVYVDGTLGGGGHAKAILEKILPHGRLVGIDCDKDGILASERRLEGFRENLIIVKDNFRNIKRIWEKLNLPLVNGILFDLGVSLHQLKEGGRGFSFSADYPLDMRLDYEQKVSAEYLVNNLPYDELARIIFEYGGERFSRRIAKAIIYERSKHPVKTTGELAEIVKKTVRGRGKIHPATRTFQALRIAVNDELKALEEGLSCALDILTVKGRIVVISYHSLEDRIVKNKFRDKAKEGGFVLLTKKPLIPSLEEIMENPGSRSAKMRVIERIA from the coding sequence GTGAATAATTATTTTCATAAGCCCGTGATGCTTGATGAAGTATTAAAGTGGTTTTTGAATCTTGACGAAAATAGTTGTAACGGGGGGGTCTATGTAGACGGGACATTAGGCGGAGGCGGGCATGCTAAAGCGATTTTGGAGAAAATTCTCCCTCATGGGAGACTGGTTGGGATCGATTGCGATAAAGATGGTATTTTGGCATCTGAGAGGCGTCTTGAAGGTTTTCGGGAAAACTTGATAATTGTAAAGGATAATTTTCGTAACATTAAGAGAATATGGGAAAAGCTTAATCTTCCCCTGGTTAACGGAATTTTATTTGATTTAGGTGTTTCTTTGCACCAGTTGAAGGAAGGGGGAAGGGGCTTTTCTTTTAGCGCGGATTATCCACTGGACATGAGGCTTGACTATGAACAGAAAGTTTCAGCGGAATATCTCGTTAATAATTTACCGTATGATGAACTTGCAAGAATAATTTTTGAATACGGCGGGGAACGTTTTTCAAGAAGAATAGCAAAGGCAATAATTTATGAACGGTCAAAACATCCGGTAAAAACAACCGGAGAGTTAGCTGAAATAGTAAAGAAAACGGTGCGCGGGAGAGGTAAAATTCACCCGGCTACAAGGACCTTCCAGGCTTTGAGGATTGCGGTAAACGATGAACTTAAGGCACTGGAGGAAGGGCTTTCATGCGCGCTGGATATTCTCACAGTTAAAGGAAGAATTGTAGTCATAAGTTATCATTCATTAGAGGACAGGATAGTAAAAAATAAATTCAGGGACAAAGCAAAAGAAGGCGGTTTTGTGCTTTTGACAAAGAAACCTTTAATTCCCTCATTAGAGGAAATCATGGAAAATCCAGGCAGCAGGAGCGCTAAGATGCGGGTGATTGAAAGAATTGCTTAG